Within the Natranaeroarchaeum sulfidigenes genome, the region TATATAGAAAATCTTATTTTTACAAATATGAAAAATGAGAATTCCGGCAGAATCGGCGTATTGAGGCTCTACTACCGGATATATGTCTACTCTGCTGACGAGCGATTAACTGATGGCGATAGCTCAACTTCTCAGAAGTACTTGAGTGGAGTTCTATTGGCAACTCTTGAATTTCCGCCCTACCAGTTACTATCTTGATATGATTGATTAATAGGATAAATTCATATTTTTTATTTTGCCGGCAAATCGTCCAGTATCTATCGTCCGAGAATCGGCCGACCGTCACGCCACCAGACCGCAACCGCAACGAGCACGATCAGCGCTTCCAGCCAGTACGTCGTGACGGTCACACCTCCGGCCTCGACGAGCACTTTCCGGCCCGTATACTCCGGCATCTCCGTGATCGGCCAGAGCAAATAGCCCAGTTCGTCGTACGCCCCAACCAGCAGCGGCCAGAACGCATCGGAAACCAGATGGGAGAGATAGCCGACCGTGAAGCCAACGCCGAGACGTGCTCGTCCCCTACGTCGTGTGACGAACCACACCAGCAGGATCGTCGGCACGGCCACGAGCAACGAGTGGCCGACCGACCGCCCGACATGTCCTGCCAGCAGGATTCGTAGCGGCTGGTCGATGAGATCAGGTAACAGCGCGCCGATAACGACCGCAACCGTCGGACCTGCGGTAGGTGCCTCACCATCGAGACGCCGATACGCGCTGTAACAGAGGTAGCCAAAGAACGGGTGCACCAGCGGCCACATACTGGACCGTTACCGATCCTGGTAGGTAAGCCTCGGGGTATGCCAATCACTTCCACCCTCCTTTGGCAAGGTTCTTAGGCGATGCGGCGCTACGCTCGTGCAATGGCGACAGCGGAGAACACCGAACTCGTCGACGCCTTCGAGCAGTTCTACCGCAACTACTACCGCGAGGAGATCGGCGAGCTCGCACAGAACTATCCCGGCGAGCAGCGCTCCCTGTATATCGATTGGGACGACCTCTACCGATACGATCCCGATCTCGCCGACGACTTTCTCTCACAGCCCGAACAGCTCCAGGAGTACGCCGAAGAGGCGCTGCGGATCTACGACCTCCCGGTCGACGTGAGCCTCGGGCGGGCACACGTCCGCCTGTACAACCTCCCGGAGACGACCGGAATCCGTGATATCCGCTCACGACACGTCGGGCAACTACTGTCGGTCTCCGGCATCGTCCGCAAGGCGACGGACGTCCGGCCGAAGATCGAGGAAGCGGCCTTCGAGTGCCAGCGGTGTGGCACGTTGAACTACATCCCCCAGTCTTCCGGCGACTTTCAGGAACCTCACGAGTGTCAGGGCTGTGAGCGACAGGGCCCCTTCAATGTCAACTTCGATCAGTCGGAGTTCGTCGACGCACAGAAACTCCGGGTGCAGGAGAGTCCCGAGGGGCTGCGGGGCGGTGAGACGCCCCAGGCCGTCGATCTCACAATAGAGGACGACATCACCGGCGAGGTGACGGCTGGCGATCACGTCACCGTCACCGGCATTCTCCATCTCCAGCAGCAGGGTAACCAGCAGGAAAAATCACCGATTTTCGATATCTACATGGACGGTATCACCGTCGAGATCGAGGACGAGCAGTTCGAGGACATGGAGATCACCGAAGAGGAAAAGGCCGAGATCATCGAACTCTCCCAGTCGCCCGACATCTACGAGAAGATGATCGGTTCGATGGCCCCCTCGATCTACGGCTACGACCAGGAGAAACTCGCTATCATCCTCCAGCTCTTTTCCGGTGTTACCAAACACCTCCCCGATGGCTCGCGGATCCGCGGGGACCTGCATATGCTGTTGATCGGAGATCCGGGGACGGGTAAATGTGTTAAAGGTGATACGTTAGTAACACTGGCCGACGGACGCGAACGCCCTATCAAAGAGATCGTCGAGGCGAATCTCACGGATCCATCTCCAGTCGACGATGGAGTGTATGACTCTCTCGATCAGGATGTGGTCTCTCTGGGTACTGATGGAACTACTGAACTCCGTACTGCGACGAAGGTGTGGAAACGGGAGGCTCCCGACCGGATGTGTCAGATCAGGACCGCAAGCGGGTACGAACTCGAAGTGACTCCGTCACATCCGTTGTTCGTCAGCCGCCCCCGCGGGTACGAAGCCCGTATCGCTGATGAGCTACAGGTGGGTGACTCAGTTGCCATCTCACCCGATCGTCCTGACAAACCGCTGGCTACAGACGGCGGGGCACTCTCTGGGCCGGATTTTGACTCTGTGCCGTCTGGCGAAGGTTGGCCCGTGGAGCGGGATCATATCGAGTCTATCAATGTCGTCGAACCGGAGTACGACTGGGTCTACGATCTAGAGGTCAAAGGGACGCATAGCTACCTCTCGAACAACGTCTTTTCACATAACTCCCAACTATTGCAATATGTTCGAGAAATTTCTCCTAGATCTGTATATACGTCCGGGAAGGGATCTAGCGCTGCCGGGCTTACTGCCGCAGCGGTACGCGATGATTTTGGAGACGGCCAGCAATGGACGCTAGAGGCTGGCGCGATGGTGTTGGCAGATAAAGGCGTCGCAGCAGTCGACGAACTCGATAAGATGGATGCCGGAGATCGGTCGGCAATGCATGAGGGGCTAGAGCAGCAGTCCTACCACCCTGACACCGAAGTCCTGCTTGCGGACGGTCGACGCGTCGAAATCGGCGAGTTCGTCGACGAGCGGATTGAGGACGACGAGACCGAGGTGATTGATGGCGTTGATTGCGAGATCGCACCGGTCGAGGGCGTCAGGATCCACTCGACGGATCTCGACGCCAACGAGACGACCAAGACGTCGGTCGATCGGGTGAGCCGACACGAGGCTCCGGAGGAGTTCGTCCGCGTGACGTTCTCGAACGGTCGTGATGTCCTCGTGACGCCGGAGCACCCGATGTTCGTCGAGGAGGGGGGGACAATCGACACTGTCGAGGCCAGCAGTATCGAGGTGGGCCAGTACGTGCCAGCACCCCGTAAGCTACCCAACTCCTCGGCTGGCGTTTCTCTCGACGAGGAGGTGCATATCGGCAAAGAAAAAGACGTAACGCTCCCAGAGGAACTCTCCCCGGATCTGGCGGAGATTCTGGGACTGCTCACCGCAGAGGGCCACAGTTATGCGGGGTCGTCTCACGAGATCGGGTTCTCGAACCAGGATCCGCGACTGCTCGATAGGATCGATGTACTGATGCGAGACGTCTTTGAGATGGAGAGTACGGATACCGTTTCCACTGACGGAACAACCACAAAGCGGTGGGTATCGACGAAGCTCTACCGCTGGTTCGACCGGAACTTTGCAGGCGTGATGGAAACTGCGCGGGACAAGCGGATCCCGAGTGCTGTCCTCGGAGGGTCCGAAGAAGAAATCCGACGGTTCCTCGTCGGTGCGTTCGCGGGCGACGGCGGTGTCGAGAGCGAGGCGATGTCCTTTTCAACGGCATCGACAGGCCTCGCCGAAGATTATGCGGACGCGCTCTCCAAGATCGGTGTGGCTACCCGGATTCACCACGATATCGCCCAGGACTCCTGGAAGACGTACGTGATGGGCGATTCGACTGGGTCGTTCGTCGAACAGATCGTCGACCCGACCGACGACCGGTACGATGATGCACGGGCGTTTGCCGAGCGCAGCACTGATACGCGACGCCATCACGATGTCTTACCGCCGAGCGCGGCAGAAGAGATCCGAACACTGCGAACACTGCTGGGTATTGGTCTGACCGGACAGTTCTATCCGAACGTCGACGAGGGGTTCGGCGTTCAGATCGAAACTGTCGAAGCGGAGGTGGCAACGCTCCACGAGCGAATTGATGCGGTTCGGGCGTCCCTCGAAGACTGCGAGTCGGTATCGGAGATCCGAGCGGCGGTCGACTGGTCCTGTCGGCAGCTGGCCGAACGGATCGACGGCGAAACGACGAGTTCCATCTCCTACGCCGAGGACGGCGGCTATAATTCCGAACGCCGCACTCTGATCGCCGAGCGTGCAGCGGCTGCCGTTCGGGACGCGCTAGCCGAGGCTGAAGGTCGACTCGACACGCTCTCAGAAAAGACCGAACTGCGATATTACGAGGTGACGAACGTCGAAACGGTCCCGAACGAGGGTGATCACCAGTGTGAGTGGGTCTATGACGTGACAGTTGAACCGACCAACACGTTCGTGAGCCAGGGCGTTATCCTTCACAATTCGATCAGTATCAGCAAGGCAGGAATCAACGCCACCCTCAAATCCCGCTGTTCGCTTCTGGGCGCGGCAAACCCCAAGTACGGCCGCTTCGATCAGTACGAGTCGATCGGCGAGCAGATCGATCTCGAACCGGCGCTGATCTCGCGATTCGACCTGATCTTCACGGTCACCGATCAGCCGGACGAGGAAGAGGACTCCCGGCTGGCCGAACACATCTTGCAGACGAACTTTGCGGGGGAGTTGAACACCCAGCGCGAGGAGCTGAGCGCGCCAAACGTCACCCGCGAGCAGGTCGAGAGCCAGACCGAGGAAGTCGAACCCGTGATCGACGCTGAGTTGCTTCGCAAGTACGTCGCACACGCGAAATCGAACGTCTATCCGACGATGAGCGAGGAGGCCAAGGAGGCGATCCGGGACTTCTACGTCGACTTGCGTTCGAAAGGGACCGACGAGGATGCTCCCGTTCCGGTCACCGCCCGAAAGCTGGAGGCACTGGTCCGGCTTGCGGAGGCGAGCGCGCGGGTCCGCCTCGCCGACACCGTCGAGATCGAGGACGCCGAGCGCGTCATCGAGATCGTTCGCTCGTGTCTCCAGGATATCGGCGTCGATCCCGAGACGGGTCAGTACGACGCTGACGTCGTCGAGACGGGGACCAGCAAGTCCCAGCGCGACCGGATCAAGAACATCAAGCAGTTGATCGCAGATATCGAGACGGAGTACGATGAAGGCGCGCCCGTTGATGTGGTGCTCGATCGGGCCGACGAGATCGGGATGGATCAAACGAAGGCCGAACAGGAAATAGAGAAGCTCAAAACACAAGGTGAGTTGTATTCGCCCAGCACCGATCACGTACGGACTACATAATGGACCGAATTTCTGCGATCAGGAACGTCGAGGACGCGCTGGCAGCGTTCGAGGACGGTACGGTCGATCTTACAACGACTGAGGAGCGCGTACTGGCGGCCGTTCGGACCTACGCAACGGACTACGAGGGCGAGGCCACTGCGGCATATCGAGTCCAGCCGATCAGCCGCCAAGAGCCGGTCGTCGTGGTTGCGGCGTCGCCCGACGAGGCGGTCGAACGGGCAACGTCCATTCTGGGGGAGAACGTCGTCGCCGAGTCCGTCGAACGTATATAACCCGGTCCAGTTCATTAATTTTATTATATCTTGAGTGTAACATCCTGCCGTGATACTGGTGGTTACCTACTCGGTCGGGGCGCGACAGACGCTCCGGAACGTCTGCTCGGCCCACGAGGAAACGATCGTACGTCGACTCGGTCGGGCGGCGCTGTTCGAGGAGACGGAACTTGGGGCCTTTCTCGCGCTTCGACTCCGTGAGAAACACGGCTGTGACGTGCAGGTCGAACGGACGCGACCGTTCAACGAGTTCTCACTGGTTCCCGAATCGGTCAGGGAGGCTGCACAGGCCTACGAAGCCCGTTCTACCCCCAGCACGTCCTATGCGAAGTTCCAGTCGGGGACGGAGCATCCCCATCCGCGTGATCTTCAGGGGCAAACACTAACCGAATGACTGCGCAGCGAGGGCCATACGAGGGCGCATCTGGCAGTGGGATAGCGACTGCACCGGCTGCGGATCATCCCTCACGTCTTACAGCGACGATCGATGGGGTTACAGTTCGTGGCGTTGCGGTCGACCTCCGGCCGTGGTCGATCGATGCCGGGGACGCCGCCGCGGCAATCCGCGGGCGTGCTGACGAGTGTACCGTCGCGTGTTCGCGCCCCGGTTCGCTGTTTGACGCTGTCGGGGTGGTCGACCCCTCACTAAACGTATCACTTCGGCGGGTCCTCGCTGCGGTCGCACGTCGCCGCGGGTATCGGGCAGACGCCGCTGAGGAGCTCCGCCAGGTCCGGGTCGAACTTGCAACGCTTGCACCCCCCAGCTGTGATCGATCCAAGCAGCGGCGACAGGTCGCCACGGCCGGTGCCGACGAGGCTGAACTGGCCGAACGGGTCGCAACGATCCGCGGCGAACTGCAGGCCCGGCGTGACGCCGGTGTGGATGTCAGTGCCACCGAAAAGCGGCTCTCCGACGCTGTTGCTGCGCTGACGGATGCCCGGACTGAACGGCTATCGGCTGAACAGGCGCTCGACCGTGCTCGCGAGGACAGCAGGCCTTCCCGTAACCGGCGGGACCAACGTCTCCAGTTGCAGGATCGCGAGCGGAACCTTCAGCGGGTAATCCATCGTGAGCTTGCCGGCGCAGTCTACGACGAGTTCAAGGCTGCAGTTCGGCGTGTTCCCGGTGGAGCCGAAACGGGGCGTTCGGTCGACGGGTACGACGGCGATGACGTGACGGCTGCTCTTGCTGTTCTCCGGATGCTCCGAACGGCGACGCCAGCGGTCCTCGCAGTGGACCGGTTTGATGGCCCGAAACGGGCGGCACACACACTCGGTGTTCCCGTACTCCGGGTCTGAGCGGGCGGAAGTTCAAGTACGATCGGGCGGCGATCCGTTCTATGAAGTTGTCGTGGACTCAGCGGCGAGAGAACGGCGTAACGCTCGTCGAAGCGGTGATAGAGAGCACGGCGCCGACCGGCGAGGCGGCTGTAACGCTTCGAAGCACTCTCTCTGGACCGGTCTGGCCACCGCGATCACAGGGAGTGCCGGTGGCTGGCTGGGATGGCGATCGGTACGAGACGACCGTCGAGAGCGGCTGTCAGGTTGCTGTCGGCTTCGCAGCTCCCGGAGAGCCGTGTGAGCCCCCAGTCGAGATCGTCGAGCAAGAGCCGGTTGTGCGTGTCGATAACGATCAGGACGGGGCTGTCGATGCTGCCGACGTGCTCCGGGCGCTCGGTGATCCCACGCCACCTCGGAGAGCTATCCCGGCGTCGGTCCCCGATACTTCGGGTGCTGCTCCCTCGTTGCCGGAGGAGTGGCTCCCGGCTGGAAACGACCTGGGTGTCGAGACCGAACGTGAGCAATGATTCTGGCTGTGACAGGGGGAAAAGGTGGTGTCGGGAAGTCGACAGTCGCGCTAAACGTCGCTGCCGAACTCGACGCCGTGGTCGTTGATGCGGATCTCGGGATGGCAGATCTACCCGAGCGCCGAGGGCCCGACTTGCACGATGTCCTCGCGGGGCGCGCGGATCCGATCGAGGCTGTTGACGAGAGTGGACCCGTCGACTTGCTCCCCTGTGGTCGATCACTTCATGGGTTGAACGCCGCCGACCCACCCCGGCTCGTCGAGGCAGTCGAAACCGTCGAGCGAGAGTACGGTCGCGTCATTGTCGACTGTCCGGCCGGGATGTCGGCCGATGCCGGGCTCCCGTTGCACGTCGCCCAGCGCTGTCTACTGGTCACCTGTGCCGACGAGTTCGCGCTGCCCGACGCCATTCGTACACGAGCACTGGCACGGGTTCTCGACGCGGGGATCGAACGACTGGTACTCAATATGGCGGGCGAATCACCACCCGTCGATCGGGTTCGATCAGTGTTTGGGACGCCAGTCGTCACGATCCCGCGCTCCGACGCTGTTTCCCGGGCCCAGCGAACCGGTCGACCGGTTTCGACGGTCGCTCCGGGCGGTGGGCCAGCAGCACAGTTCGAATCGCTTGCAAGGGCGCTCCAGTCGGAGTGACCCGGGCCAGTCAGTCCATCTCGCACAACGCCTGAAACACCGACCGAAGCGTGACCGGTGAGACGTCCGCGACTGCCGACGCTTCTTTCTGTGTCAGGTTGTCGTCCAGTTCGCGCGCTGCGGTGTATAGACAGCCCGCGGCGACGCCGCTCGGATCGCGGCCGCCGAAGACGTTCGCCTCGCACCCTTCACCCGCCAGTTCGCGTGCGCGCCGCTCAAGCCCGGGGTCGAGGTCCAGTTCACTGGCAAAGCGGGGCAGATACTCACGCGGATCGATGGGACCAACGGGGAGTCCGAGCTCCCTGTTGAGCGCTCCGTAGGCGGCTTTGAACTCGTCCCGATCCGCACGGGCAACCGCCCCGATCTCGTCGATCGTTCGCGCGACGCCATTGACCCGGCAGGCAGCGTACGTCGTCGCCGCGGCAAACCCCTCCAGAGAGCGCCCACGCAGTAGATCCTCTTTCTGTGCGGAGCGAAAGAGCGAGCACGCGCCGTCCCGCACCGACTGTGGGAGCGAGAGCGCGGAGACCAGCCGTCGGATCTCAGTGAACGCGTACACCTGGTTACGCTCTACTTTCGTCGAGATCTGTGAGCGATTGTGTTCCCGGCGCATTCGTGCGACCTGTCGTCGTTTGCGGCCGGTGAGCCGAGTCCTGGAACCGGATCCAATCTCGGTTGACAGTCCTCTATCATGACGTGACCGAGTCAGGGGTGCGCCAGTTCGTTTTCGATTGCGGTCATCGTCCTCGAACGTTCGCCACTCCGGGCCCCGGTCGATCCGATCCGCACCGACAACCAGCCCACACTCCGAACAGAGTGTTTCGTCGCCGTCTACAGTCAATCCACCACCACACTCGGGACACGCGTTCGCCGTCGTACTGCCACTCATACAGTTGGATCTTGGTCCCGCTCAAGTATTTAAAGAAGTGATGAATATGGAATAAACTCCCGGATCGTCCCAGTCGAACGTACCGGTAACCGGTACGTTATGGTTTGTTTCAGAAAATTATTTGTAATACTATGAATAAGTGGGGACGATGCTTTCGGAGATCGCCGACGGTATCGAGCTCACCGAGCGCCAGCGCGATCGAGGGATTGCGACCGTCGATGAGACGGCCGAAACGCTGGCGGAGGGGCTCGTCGAGCACGCTGACGAGCTTCCCTGCCAGCCAGCGACGGCTGCGATGGTCGTCAATACCTACACCGCCGGGCGGAGCGTCGGCGACGTGGCACGCGAGGCTGGCGTGACACCGATGACCGCGGCCAAGACGCTCCACCTGCTCGGCGTCGATGGAATGTCGCCGCTCGCTCCGCGGGCACGAGGGATCGTTCGAGACTGGCAACGTGGTGAGATCTCACGTACCGACGCGGAAACACTCGTGCAGGCGAGCGAGACGGAGTTCGCACTGGCCGCGTTCATCGAAGCTCACGAGCCGATCGACGGTGTGACAGAGCTCACTTCGGCCGCGCTCGCCGAGCACGGCGACGCGGCGGTCGACAAGCGTGATCGGCTGGCCGAGACGATGAGCGGCGTCGGCGAACTTCGCTGATCAGGGACGAAGCCGTTCTGTCAGTCCCGGCTCCTCGAATGCGAGATCTAGCGAGCGATCGAACAGTCCTTCCGCGACCGCCACAACCGCCGGTGCGAACTCCGGGTCCAGCGCCGTGACGGCCGGTGCGTCGGTAACTGCCGTCAGTTCGCTTTCCGGCACTGCGATGCCGATCGAACCGTCCGGTACCTCCTCGCACCGGTTTGCGACCGCCAGATCGTCGGTCGTTCCAATGTCGGTCAGGCGGGCCCTCGTCCGCTGGAGTGCGTCGACGCCGCGGTTAGTTCCCGGGGCAACCAGTCCAACCCGATCAGTCGCGGTTACCGCCGCCACCGCCGGATTCGTAGCTACTGGCGGCGTGTCCACGAGCACGTACTCAAACTCGGTCGCTAGCTGATCGAGCACGTCCTCGAACGTCGTCGCTGCACCGGCAGTCTTGGCGCGGGCGAGCGCCCCGAACGAAGCACGGGACGGAAGGCATTCCAGCCGCCCCTCGGTGTCGATCGATAGCTCCTGCGTCGCTGCGAGCGGCCGTGGATCCTCACCGGTTACGAGCGTCACGATATCGTCGTCGATCCGACCGGGAACGTAATCGGAGAGTCCCTGCGTTCCGAACGCGACATCGGTCAGCGCGACATCCGCGCCGTCCATCGCGAGCGCGGTGCCCACTTCCACCGTCATTCGTGTTGCCCCTGCGCCGCCGGTAACGCCTGCAACCGCGGCCGTGGTAGGTGCCGTTTCCATAGAATATTGTTTATTTCTCTTCGAGCAAAAATATGTTCAAATATCTCTGGTGCCGTACTCGGTAGCCACCGCACATCCAACAACCCCACCGACGCCGAGGCGCTGGTGTCGCCAGCCATCATCGGCTTCGACGAGGATAGTTCCCTCCGCAGTCACAATGGACGTCCGGTCCCCGTATGCGATATCGATGGGTGTCTCGTCGACTGGGATCCGGACCGGTGCCCACCGGTCGCCGTCCGGGCTGGCCGTGTACAGCGTGTTGTCGATCACGGCGTGACGCCGCCCGCCGCCGTCGCTCGTGACGGCCGCCGCGTCGCCCTCGTGAAGCGTCATCCAGCCGTTCCCGAGCCGGTACAGCCCCGTTTCCGTAGCAGCGAGCGGCGTGCCTCTCGCATCGATGTCTCGGACACGGTCGAGTCCGGCTGCGACTAGTTCGCCGTCGATGACGCGGTAGACACCGTCTTCGGTTCCGACGAGCGCACTGTCGATCGCCCTGACCGCGCCCTCCGTGGTACCGATCTCGTCGACGCCCTCGGCGTCCACCCGTACGACACGCCCCCCGTCGTCGCCCGCGATGACGTCCTCGCCATCGAACCCGACTGCCGATGCCGGCCCGACGCCGAGATCGACCGGCTCCTCGCCCAGCAGCGTGACGTCCTCGTCGGTCGCTACGACGATCCGACCCGGCGCGCCAGCGATATCCCGGACCGGCGTGCGGTACTCCAGTCCGAACTCGCCGACGCGCGGGCCCGAGAGTGAGGCGACGACGACGCCGAGTTCAGTTCCGACGAACAGTCGGATTCGGCCCTCCTTGCCCCCGAAGATCCGTTTCTCCCTGATGTCGTCCATACGGGAGACCACGGTGCGGTGTTCCGAAAGGATTCCGACAGTGGTCTCGACTTGGCTGTCGCCCGCTCAGAACTCCGAATCCGACTCGACCGGCACGCCCTCGTCGCCGTCGAGATCGAACTCCTGTCGAAGCTCCCGGATGCGGTCGCGGATATCTGCGGCGAGCTCGAACTCCAGGTTCTCGGCGGCCTCGTTCATCCGGCGTTCGAGCTCCTGGATCTGTCGGGCGGCGTCGTCCTCGTCCACCGGTCCCTCGCCTGCCACGGAACTGGTGTCGGTCTTGCTGCCGGGGAGGTTCGTCTCGCCGATCTCCTTCTCGATCGTCGTCGGCTCGAAGCCGTTCGCTTCGTTGTACTCCTGTTGAATCTCCCGGCGGCGCTGGGTCTCGTCGATCGCCGCAGCCATCGAATCGGTCACCTCGTCGGCGTACAGCACGACTTCGCCATCGACGTTTCGGGCGGCCCGACCCATCGTCTGGACGAGCGTGGTCTCGGATCGGAGAAAGCCTTCCTGGTCGGCGTCAAGGATGGCGACCAGCGAGACTTCCGGGATGTCCAGCCCCTCCCGGAGCAGGTTGATCCCGACGAGCACGTCGATCTCGCCGAGTCGCAAGGAGCGGATCAGCTCGTGGCGCTCCAGCGTGTCCGTTTCGTCGTGCATGTAGGCCACGTCGATGCCTGCCTCTTCGAGGTATTCGGTGAGGTCCTCGGCCATCCGCTTGGTGAGGGTGGTCACGAGCGTCCGGTCGCCCGCCTCGATCTGGGCGTCGATGCGCTCCATGAGGTTCTCGACCTGCCCGGTTGCGTCCTCGACCTCGACTTTGGGATCGACAAGGTGGGTCGGACGAACGATCTGCTCGACGATCTGCCCCGAGTGCTCGCGCTCGTACTCGCCCGGCGTCGCGCTGACGTACAGCGTCCGGTCGGTCTTTTCCTCGAACTCCTCGAACGTGAGCGGGCGGTTGTCGAAGGCCGTCGGCAGCCGAAAGCCGTTCTCGACGAGCGATTCCTTGCGCGATTTGTCGCCCGCGAACTGGCCTTTGATCTGTGGGATCGTCTGGTGGGACTCGTCGATCACCGTCAGAAAGTCGTCGGGGAAGTAATCCATCAGCGTGTAGGGCGCTTCGCCGGACTCCCGATCCGCGAGATAGACCGAGTAGTTCTCGATGCCCGAGCAGTAGCCCGCCTCGCGCATCATCTCCAGGTCGAAGGTGGTGCGCTCCTCGATGCGCTGGGCGGCGAGCATGTCTCCCTTGCGCTCGAAGTAGGCGATCCGATCCTGCATGTCAGACTCGATCTGGGCGATGGCCTCTTCCATCGTGTCGTCGTCGACCGAGTAGTGCTCCGCAGGGTGAAAGAGAACGGCGGGCTCGTCACTCTCGACTGTCCCCTCCAGGGGGTCGACCTTGATCATCCGGTCGATCTCGTCGCCCCACAGCTCGACCCGTACCGCGTACCGGCCGTACATCGGGTAGATCTCGACGGTGTCGCCCCGGACCCGGAACGTGCCCTGCGTGAAGTCGACGTCGTTGCGCTCGTAGTTCAGGTCGACCAGCCGTTTCAGTAGCTCCTCGCGACCGATCTCCTGACCGACTTCGAGGCGCAGGGACATCCCCTCGTAGTTCGCCGGGTCACCGAGCCCGTAGATCGCGGAGACCGAGGCGACGACGATCACGTCCTCGCGCGTGAGCAGCGAGCGCGTCGCCGAGTGTCGTAGTTTGTCGATCTCGTCGTTGATCGAGGCGTCCTTGTCGATGTAGGTGTCGGTCTGCTCGACGTAGGCCTCTGGCTGGTAGTAGTCG harbors:
- a CDS encoding MinD/ParA family ATP-binding protein yields the protein MILAVTGGKGGVGKSTVALNVAAELDAVVVDADLGMADLPERRGPDLHDVLAGRADPIEAVDESGPVDLLPCGRSLHGLNAADPPRLVEAVETVEREYGRVIVDCPAGMSADAGLPLHVAQRCLLVTCADEFALPDAIRTRALARVLDAGIERLVLNMAGESPPVDRVRSVFGTPVVTIPRSDAVSRAQRTGRPVSTVAPGGGPAAQFESLARALQSE
- a CDS encoding LAGLIDADG family homing endonuclease; amino-acid sequence: MATAENTELVDAFEQFYRNYYREEIGELAQNYPGEQRSLYIDWDDLYRYDPDLADDFLSQPEQLQEYAEEALRIYDLPVDVSLGRAHVRLYNLPETTGIRDIRSRHVGQLLSVSGIVRKATDVRPKIEEAAFECQRCGTLNYIPQSSGDFQEPHECQGCERQGPFNVNFDQSEFVDAQKLRVQESPEGLRGGETPQAVDLTIEDDITGEVTAGDHVTVTGILHLQQQGNQQEKSPIFDIYMDGITVEIEDEQFEDMEITEEEKAEIIELSQSPDIYEKMIGSMAPSIYGYDQEKLAIILQLFSGVTKHLPDGSRIRGDLHMLLIGDPGTGKCVKGDTLVTLADGRERPIKEIVEANLTDPSPVDDGVYDSLDQDVVSLGTDGTTELRTATKVWKREAPDRMCQIRTASGYELEVTPSHPLFVSRPRGYEARIADELQVGDSVAISPDRPDKPLATDGGALSGPDFDSVPSGEGWPVERDHIESINVVEPEYDWVYDLEVKGTHSYLSNNVFSHNSQLLQYVREISPRSVYTSGKGSSAAGLTAAAVRDDFGDGQQWTLEAGAMVLADKGVAAVDELDKMDAGDRSAMHEGLEQQSYHPDTEVLLADGRRVEIGEFVDERIEDDETEVIDGVDCEIAPVEGVRIHSTDLDANETTKTSVDRVSRHEAPEEFVRVTFSNGRDVLVTPEHPMFVEEGGTIDTVEASSIEVGQYVPAPRKLPNSSAGVSLDEEVHIGKEKDVTLPEELSPDLAEILGLLTAEGHSYAGSSHEIGFSNQDPRLLDRIDVLMRDVFEMESTDTVSTDGTTTKRWVSTKLYRWFDRNFAGVMETARDKRIPSAVLGGSEEEIRRFLVGAFAGDGGVESEAMSFSTASTGLAEDYADALSKIGVATRIHHDIAQDSWKTYVMGDSTGSFVEQIVDPTDDRYDDARAFAERSTDTRRHHDVLPPSAAEEIRTLRTLLGIGLTGQFYPNVDEGFGVQIETVEAEVATLHERIDAVRASLEDCESVSEIRAAVDWSCRQLAERIDGETTSSISYAEDGGYNSERRTLIAERAAAAVRDALAEAEGRLDTLSEKTELRYYEVTNVETVPNEGDHQCEWVYDVTVEPTNTFVSQGVILHNSISISKAGINATLKSRCSLLGAANPKYGRFDQYESIGEQIDLEPALISRFDLIFTVTDQPDEEEDSRLAEHILQTNFAGELNTQREELSAPNVTREQVESQTEEVEPVIDAELLRKYVAHAKSNVYPTMSEEAKEAIRDFYVDLRSKGTDEDAPVPVTARKLEALVRLAEASARVRLADTVEIEDAERVIEIVRSCLQDIGVDPETGQYDADVVETGTSKSQRDRIKNIKQLIADIETEYDEGAPVDVVLDRADEIGMDQTKAEQEIEKLKTQGELYSPSTDHVRTT
- a CDS encoding DUF7856 family protein; the encoded protein is MTAQRGPYEGASGSGIATAPAADHPSRLTATIDGVTVRGVAVDLRPWSIDAGDAAAAIRGRADECTVACSRPGSLFDAVGVVDPSLNVSLRRVLAAVARRRGYRADAAEELRQVRVELATLAPPSCDRSKQRRQVATAGADEAELAERVATIRGELQARRDAGVDVSATEKRLSDAVAALTDARTERLSAEQALDRAREDSRPSRNRRDQRLQLQDRERNLQRVIHRELAGAVYDEFKAAVRRVPGGAETGRSVDGYDGDDVTAALAVLRMLRTATPAVLAVDRFDGPKRAAHTLGVPVLRV
- a CDS encoding DUF7857 domain-containing protein; translated protein: MKLSWTQRRENGVTLVEAVIESTAPTGEAAVTLRSTLSGPVWPPRSQGVPVAGWDGDRYETTVESGCQVAVGFAAPGEPCEPPVEIVEQEPVVRVDNDQDGAVDAADVLRALGDPTPPRRAIPASVPDTSGAAPSLPEEWLPAGNDLGVETEREQ
- a CDS encoding metal-dependent hydrolase — protein: MWPLVHPFFGYLCYSAYRRLDGEAPTAGPTVAVVIGALLPDLIDQPLRILLAGHVGRSVGHSLLVAVPTILLVWFVTRRRGRARLGVGFTVGYLSHLVSDAFWPLLVGAYDELGYLLWPITEMPEYTGRKVLVEAGGVTVTTYWLEALIVLVAVAVWWRDGRPILGR
- a CDS encoding DUF7855 family protein; translated protein: MILVVTYSVGARQTLRNVCSAHEETIVRRLGRAALFEETELGAFLALRLREKHGCDVQVERTRPFNEFSLVPESVREAAQAYEARSTPSTSYAKFQSGTEHPHPRDLQGQTLTE
- a CDS encoding transcription initiation factor IIB; the encoded protein is MSGSTTANACPECGGGLTVDGDETLCSECGLVVGADRIDRGPEWRTFEDDDRNRKRTGAPLTRSRHDRGLSTEIGSGSRTRLTGRKRRQVARMRREHNRSQISTKVERNQVYAFTEIRRLVSALSLPQSVRDGACSLFRSAQKEDLLRGRSLEGFAAATTYAACRVNGVARTIDEIGAVARADRDEFKAAYGALNRELGLPVGPIDPREYLPRFASELDLDPGLERRARELAGEGCEANVFGGRDPSGVAAGCLYTAARELDDNLTQKEASAVADVSPVTLRSVFQALCEMD
- a CDS encoding DUF7854 family protein produces the protein MDRISAIRNVEDALAAFEDGTVDLTTTEERVLAAVRTYATDYEGEATAAYRVQPISRQEPVVVVAASPDEAVERATSILGENVVAESVERI